DNA sequence from the Planctomycetia bacterium genome:
GATTCGCCCCACGGCGCTATCAGAGGGGCAGCCAAGCGTGGAAATGTACGTGGATTGCGGCTCGATATCCCGCTGATCCAGGACGGATTTGCTGAAGTTGAACTGCTTGTGCAGCGCCTGCTGCTCGAAGAACGGCAGCGTCAGCACGACCCAACTGAACATCCGCCCTGAGTTTTGCGTGTAATAGACGTATCCGTTCTTGCGAACGGAGCCATCGATTTCCTTGGGTTCGCCGGTCGGGCGATCGACGATGCCCGATGGCGGAAACACCCTGAACGTTTGCTCGTAGTTGATGACCGCCAGGGTCAATTGCTTCAAATTGTTGGTGCAAGTTCCTTTTCGCGCGGCTTCGCGAGCGACCTGGAGCGCGGGAAGCAAGAGGGAAATCAAGACGCCGATAATGGCGATCACCACCAGCAGCTCCACTAGCGTGAAGCCGGCAACACGACTGCGACGCACAGGATCACCTCCTTGATGCGTGGAACTGCCCTCGATGACTGGCACGCGCGACGAGGTCGAGCCTCTTCGCCAACGACAGAGCCCCAAGGCAACGAATTCGGACGTTTGCGGAGTCTGCGGGACAAGCGATCGGCCGAGACGCAATCGTACCGCTCGACCCATGGGGAGGCCGCCACCGGGGTCTGCTTCCCGAAGTAACGAGAACCGACCCAAGGACCGACGCCTGTGAATCGGCCGCCGCACAACGGGCGCAAGTTGTTTTGGCGAGACGATTTGAGACAGCGGAACGGATTTCGCGCACGCGACGCCTGTATTCTGCCCTTCTCCCGGCGGCTTGGCAACCAAATGGCGCGACATTTTTTTCGCTCGAGGTTGAGTTCGTTTCGGTGGTGCCAGTTTGGCAGGCTGAGCCTGGCTGGCGGACGAAATTCGCCGGAATTGTCGGGCCAGGGCGGTTGGTCATAACGCGGTCGTTGCATCACAAACCGATGCCGTATAGACGTTTGTGACGCCGTGTTGGATTTGGTCCGGGAGTTGCTTTCCCAACGCATGCGTGCGCTGCGACTGCGCATGTCTGGCAGGTTTCCGGCGGCCTTTGAGCCCGCTCGGCCGCTGACCGCGGCCTGCCTTAACCGTTCAAGTGTCCATTCCATTCGTGGAGGCGAATCCGACTATGTCGATTGCGACGAAGGCCAAGAGCAAGAAATCATCCGGCGACATCAAGCTGCAACCGTTGGGCGACCGCGTGGTCGTGGAGCGCGAAGCGTCCGAAGAGCGGACCGCCGGCGGCATCGTCCTGCCGGATTCGGCCAAGAACAAGCCGGCCCGCGGCACCGTGGTCAGCATCGGCAACGGCCGCCTGCTGGACGACGGTACTCGCGGCAAGATGCAGGTCAAGCCGGGCGACCGCGTCCTGTTCACCTCGTACGCCGGCGAGACCTTCAAGATCGGCGACGACGAACTGTTGCTGATGCGCGAAGACGACATTTTAGCCGTGCTGGAGTAAGGCCATGCGGGGCGGGGAATGACTAATTTCTAAATCTGAATGTCGAATGAATGACGAAATCCGAATGACGAAGGGCTGACGAAGGGCTGTTGAGAAGTTCAAGATCCTTTCATTAGAAATTAGTCATTCAGATTTGATTCGACATTCGAACTTCGTCATTTGACATTCACGCCCCGGCCGGTCACCTCCAACGCGCCATTCAAACACTCAACCGAACTATCAATAGGAGCAAATCCAAACATGGCCAAGACGATTGCTTTCGACCAGGAAGCTCGCGACGCGATTAAGCGTGGCGTGGGCAAGCTGGCCCGGGCGGTCAAGGTGACGCTCGGACCGAAAGGCCGGAACGTTATTTTGCAGAAGAGCTTCGGCTCGCCGACGGTGACCAAGGACGGCGTGACCGTCGCCAAGGAAGTCGACCTGGAAGACGTGTACGAAAACATGGGCGCGCGGATGGTCCGCGAAGTCGCCTCGAAGACGAGCGACGTGGCCGGCGACGGCACCACGACGGCTACCGTGCTGGCCGAAGCGATCTTCAACGAAGGCCTCAAGGCCGTGGTGGCTGGCGTAAATCCGGTCCAGTTGAAGCAAGGCATCGAGCGGGCGGTGGCCGACATCACCGAAAAGCTGCACAAGATGTCGATCACGATCAAGAGCCAAAAGGAAATGGCTCAGGTCGGCACCGTGGCGAGCAACAACGACACGGAAATCGGCGAGTTGCTGGCCCAGGCGATGGAAAAGGTCGGTAAGGACGGGGTGATCACCGTTGATGAAGGCAAGAGCCTGAAGACCGAAGTCGAATGGGTCGAAGGCATGCAGTTCGACCGCGGCTACCTCTCGCCGTACTTCGTCACCGAGTCGACGAAGATGCAGGCCGTGCTGGAGGATTGCTATATCCTCGTGCACGAAAAGAAAATCACCAATGTCAAGGAATTGGTCCCAATCCTCGAAGCCGTGGTGAACGCTAGCCGTCCGCTGCTGATCATCGCCGAGGACATCGAAGGCGAAGCCTTGGCCACGTTGGTCATCAACAAGCTGCGCGGCACGTTCAAGTGCGCCGCGGTGAAGGCCCCCGGCTACGGCGATCGCCGCAAGGCGATGCTGGAAGACATTTCGATCCTGACCGGCGGCCAGGCGATCTTCGAGAACCTGGGCATCAAGCTGGAAAACCTGGGCGTCGCCGAACTCGGCCGCGCCAAGAAGGTGATCATCGACAAGGACAACACGACGATCATCGAAGGGGCCGGCAAGGCCTCGGACATCAAGGCGCGTATCGACCAGATTCGCCGCGAGATCGACGCTTCGACCAGCGATTACGATCGTGAGAAGCTCGAAGAGCGTCTCGCCAAGTTGGCCGGCGGCGTTGCCAAGGTGAACGTGGGCGCCGCGACCGAAAGCGAAATGAAGGAAAAGAAGGCCCGCGTCGAGGACGCACTGCACGCCACGCGTGCCGCGGTCGAGGAAGGCATTCTGCCCGGCGGCGGCGTCGCACTGTTGCGGGCCGCGAATGCGGTCAAGGCCGAAGGGCTCTCGACCGACGAGCAGATGGGCTACAACCTGGTGCTCCGCGCTTGCCGCGCCCCGCTGACGATGATCTCCAACAACGCGGGCCAGGACGGCAGCGTAGTGTGCGAGAAGGTCCTCGAGCAGAAGGGCAACAACGGCTACAACGCCGCGACCAACACCTACGAGGACCTGGTCAAGGCCGGCATTATCGACCCGACCAAGGTGACCCGCACCGCGTTGCAAAACGCGGCCAGCGTGGCGACGTTGCTGTTGACCAGCGACGCCTTAATCGCCGAGAAGCCCAAGGACAGCAAGAAGAAGGGTGGCGGCGCTGGTCACGGCGGCGACTACGACATGTATTAATCGGCTCGGAGGCCGAAACTACCGGTTGATTCGCGCTCCGTTGGCGAATCGCCGTTTTTCATCAGCAGCCCGTCGGATTTCGCAAGAAGTCCGGCGGGCTTTTTTTTGTTTTGACAATGGTTCTTCCCAATCGTCCATGCATGGGACATTCTGTAGTGGCGAGGGATTCATCTGCGATAGAAAGATATGCTGCGATCTCAATTCAATTTGCGATCACTTTTCTGGCTGGTGTCGTGCATCGCCGTCGGTGTTTGGTGGATGATTCAGCAGCCGCTGATCTTGCAAATGCACAACTCTTTCGTGGCGAGACTCACAGCCATGGGCAGGACTCACTACGAAACATTTGCTCCGGATCGCACCTTACTTTATTGGGGACTCACCAGCGTGTTTAGGGTGCTGGTCATCGTGGGCATCTACCTCGCACCACGGATCGCCAGGTCGTTGGCCGCGAGAGTCACCGTCGCCAAGCGAAACGACTGAGCTGCATTTCTGTTCTCAGAGTTAAGCGCGGGTGCCTGGGGCTGAGGCGCCACCGAAACGGCCCCCAACTTTAACCGGCTGGGGCATCGTGCCGATTGGTTATCACGTTGGATGAAGCCCCAGCCAGTTGGACGTCGCAATACTCGGATGGAATGCCGCTGCCCCAGGCACCTATCGCTTGTTGCTCAGTCAGCCACGCGTCGGGCCACGATCGTGTACCGCTTCGCCGTTGTGTTCATCCTGGCGTAGCGGTAGTTGGCCGTGGTGACTCGCTCGATTTCGAAGCCGAGCATGCCGAGGATTTCTCGGTACGTGCCGATGGAGTAGGTCCACCAGGTGAAATCTTGATCTGGGTTGTTGGCGCGCGGTTCGAAGCGGGCGAGGCGTTCTTCGCTGTCGATCAGGTCGGTGGCGATGACCATGGTCTCGCCAGTGACGCGAGAGATCGAGGCCAGGGCTGAGATCTGATCGTTGACGTGTTCCAGCACCGCGCCGACGATCACCACGTCGAAGCGGCCCAGGGACGGCGGCAATTGATGAATGTCGCCGTAATGCACGCGGGCCTGGGACTTGAACAATCGGTGGCAAAGCCAGTAGGCGTTTTTCCAGGCGTCGAAATGGTCGGAGCGCGCTTCGGCCCAACGGGCGTGGTCGCGGTAATAAAGCTTCTGGTGAAACGGCAGCAACTTTTGCTGGCCGCCGTGGCCGATGTCGAACGAGACGACGTCCGCGCCGCGGCGCTCCGCTTCGAACGTCAGGAAGCCGGTGGCGACGCCGATATCCAGCACGCGACGATTCCGCACGTGTACATGCCCGACGTAGTCGTCGAACATGTCGCGCAGGTCCCAGTGCCCGGGTACGAGGCCGAACTCCGGCAATTCCATCGTGTGATAGAAGTAGCAGTCTTCCAACGACTCGACGTGCCGGGGCAGTTCGTAGGGAGCGCCTTGCTCGTGGCGATCGATTGGCTTGGTAACGACCTCCGAAGCAGCTAGCTGGGCGATCACGCGCGGCTCCTTTTTTGGGCAAACTGGCCGCGTTAGGGAAACGGCGGGGGGCAATTTATCGTCTATATCACGGGCAAACAACCTCAGTCGCTCGAGCCGACACGGCCACAGCCGGCCTGATTCAAGGGTTTTTTCCGTGCTTTTTACGTAAGGTTCTTGTAAGATTGGCATTTGCATCGGCACGACCGAGGGCGCTATGGCTGCGCCTCCTGGTGCCTCGCGCGACCTTGCCGACTCCGAAGCGATCCACGCCGGGGGCGGCCCCACCAAGTTCGGAACGGGCAGATGAACAGAGAGCGTCCAGGCGGGCGGACACGTCGTAACGTGCCCCTGAGGTTCGAGTCGTTGGAACACCGCCAGTTGCTGGCCGTGGGCCCGGTCATCACGGAGTTCATGGCGGACAACGCCAACACGCTCCAGGATGAAGACGGAGCGTATTCCGACTGGATCGAGGTCTATAACCCGACCGACGAGCCGTTGAGCCTCGCGGGCTACCATCTGACGGACGATGACGACGTCCTCGATATGTGGACGTTCCCGGACGTCACGCTGCCCGCGCGCGGATTTCTGGTGGTGTTCGCCTCGGGGAACGACCGCGTCGACGCCGGGGAGTTGCACACAAACTTCCGGCTGTCGTTGGACGGCGAGTATCTGGCGTTGGTGGCGCCCGACGCCGCGACGATTCAGACGGAGTTTTTTCCGGCATATCCCGCGCAGCACGAGGACGTTTCCTACGGCGTAGAGCAGGGAACGAACGGCGTCACGTTGCTGGGCCCGGAAACGGTGGGTCGGGCGTTAGTGCCGACTGCGGCGAACGGCCCAGGGCTCGGGCTCACCTGGACGTCGCGGACTTTTAACGATGCCAGTTGGCGCAGCGGAGCGACGGGCTGGGGCTACGACCAGGCTTCCACCTATCGCTCGTTGATTGAGACCGACCTGTTCGCCGAGATGTACAACACCACTACGACCGCCTATCTGCGCGTGCCGTTCGAAGTGGACGATCCGTTGTCGATCAACACGCTGATGTTGCGAATGAAGTACGACGACGGGTTCGTCGCCTATCTCAACGGACAGCGCGTGGAAGACATCCATGCTCCGGTGGAGGCCGCTTGGGACGACAACGCCAGTGACGTGAATCCGGACAGTCTCGCCGTCGTGTACGAGGAGTTCGACATTACGGACTTCAAAGGCGCGTTGGTCGCCGGTACGAATGTCCTCGCGATCCAAGGGTTGAACGTATCGAGCGGCAGCAGTGATTTTCTGATCCTGCCGGAGATCACGGCCACGGTGGCCGGCGAAGTGGAGCCCAAGCTCGGTTTCTTCAAGACGCCGACGCCCGGCGCGGCAAACGAGACCCCGCCGACGGACGGCTTCATTGCGGATGTGCAATTCAGCGTGGATCACGGGTACTACGACGCTCCCTTCGACGTGACGATCACGACGGCCACGGCTGACGCGACGATTCGCTATACGACCGACGGCACCGAGCCCACGCCGGCCAATGGCATCACCTATAGCGGTCCAATTCATGTCACGGCCACGACGGTGCTCCGCGCCGCGGCCTTCAAGCCGGACTTCGAGCCGAGCGATCCTGGGTCGCGGACGTACCTGTTTCTCAATGATGTGATTCGTCAATCGCCCAACGGCGCGCCGCCGCCGGGCTGGCCGTCGAATTGGGGCGGCAACGTCGTCAACTACGGGATGGATCAGGGTGTCGTCAACGCCAATCTCGGCACCATCATCAACGACATGAAGGCGATTCCGTCGATGTCGATCGTGATGGATCTTGACGACCTATTCGGTCCCGATGGGATCTATGCAAATCCCGGCGGCGAGGGGAGCAATTGGGAAAAAGAGACGTCGCTGGAACTCATCAACCCAGACGGCAGCGAGGGCTTTCAGGTCAACGCCGGACTTCGCATCCGCGGAGGATTCAGTCGTTCGGAATCGAATCCGAAGCACGCGTTCCGTTTATTTTTCCGCCGCGAGTACGGCGACGGCAAGTTGAACTACCCGCTGTTCGGGGATGAAGGCGCGGATGAATTCGACAGTGTCGATCTGCGCACGGATCAGAATTACTCCTGGTCGTTCGGCAACGACTCGCGGCACACTGCGATCCGGGATGTCTTCTCGCGCGATACGCAGCGCGACATGGGGCAACCGTATACGCGCAGCCGTTACTACCACCTGTACATCAACGGCCAATACTGGGGCATGTATCAGTCGCAGGAGCGAGCGGAGGCCTCGTACGGCGAGACGTATCTCGGCGGGGAAAAAGACAATTACGACGTGGTCAAGGCGGAAGCTGGGCCGTATCAAACTCAGGCGACCGACGGGAATCTGGACGCGTTTTTCCGCTTCTGGCAAGGCGCGAACGCCATCGCTGCGACGCCGACGGAAGCGGGGCGCGCCGCACTTTATCAGCAATTGCTCGGCAACAACCCGGACGGCACGCGCAATCCCAACTACGAGGTGCTGCTCGACGCCGAGAATTTGATCGATTACATGCTGGTGATCGTCTACGGCGGCAATTTGGATGCGCCCATTTCTAACTTTCTGGGCAATACGGCCGTCAACAATTGGTTTGGCATGCGCGAACGGACTGGCGCCAGTGGTGGCTGGAAGTTCTTTGCGCATGACAGCGAGCACACGTTGCTGAATGTCGCCGAGAACCGGATGGGGCCGTATTCCGCAGGGTCGTCGTTTGCGTACGCAAATCCACAGTGGATCTGGCAACAGCTTTGGACCTCGGAGGATTTTCGATTGGCGGTGGCGGATCGCGTGCAGGAGCACTTTTTCAACGGCGGCGCCTTGACGCGGGAAGCGGCGACGGCCCGATTCCAGTCGCGCGCCGCCGAGATCGATCGCGCGATTGTGGGCGAGGCTGCGCGCTGGGGAAACTCGGGACTCAACCGGCAGACCTGGCTCAACGCCGTTCAGTTCGTGACCAACAACATTTTCCCCACGCGCGGGAATGTGGTGCTGGATCAACTGAACTCGAAGGGCCTGGTTTCCACCTTGCCCCCACCGTCGTTGACGAGCTACGGCGGTGATGTGGACCCGGGGTTCGAATTGGGTATCACGTCGCAGACCGACGCCTACTATACGACCGACGGCAGCGATCCACGGCTCCCCGACGGTAGCGTGAATCCTGCCGCCACGTTGATCCCCAGCGGCAGCGACATTTTGCTCTACGACGCCCTGCACCCGGCGAAGTATTTCGTGCCCACCGGTTCCAACGGCGGCTCGTCGCTCGGCACGACCTGGACGACGATTCCGTTCAACGATGCTGCGTGGACGTCGGGCACGGTCGGCGTGGGCTATGACTTATTGGGCGACTACGACGGCGTCTATGCCACGGATCTTGAGCAAGCGATGCTGAACGTGAACGCGAGCGTCTACTTGCGCACGGAGTTCAACGTCGCGAATCCGGTAGACTTGAACGGCCTGAACCTGCGCGTGAAATACGATGACGGATTTATCGTGTTTCTGAACGGTCAGCGCGTGGCCTCGCGGAATGCGCCGCCGTTGCGTTTTGGCTACAACTCGCTGGCCACGGCGGAGCATCCCGACGCGGAGGCGCTCGAATTCGAGTCGCTGAGTCTGAGCAATTTCAAGCATCTTCTCGTGCCGGGAAAGAATGTGCTGGCGTTTCAACCGATGAATCGCGCGGTGAACAACGACGACTTCCTGTTTGTGCCCGAGTTGTTCACGTTCGGGTCGCCGGGCGCGGCGGAACTGACATTGCATGAAAGCACGATCGTCCGGGCACGAGCCGCCATTGGCAATCAATGGAGTGCCGAAGTGATCGGTGATTTCCGGCTACCGTCCGCGCTGCGGGTGACGGAGATCATGTACAATCCGCCCGCGCCGCCGGCGGGCAGTCCGTTCGTGGGCAGCGACTTTGAATTCATCGAGCTGCAGAATATCGGTACGACGACACTCGACCTCGCCGGATACAATCTGGGAGGCGGCATCGAATTTGAGTTCGGCGACATCTCCGTGGCGCCGGGCGCGTATGTAGTGGTGGTGAACAACCAGGCGGCGTTCGAGTCGCGCTACGGCGCGAATCTTCCGGTGGCCGGAGAGTTTGTTGGCAACCTGAGCAACAATGGCGAGTCGGTGTTCCTCAACGCCACGCTGACGGCGCTGGTGCAAGATTTTGCGTACTCCAATACCTGGTATGCAACCACCGATGGCGAAGGCCTGTCGTTGACCGTTGTGAACCCGGCCGGGCCGCTCGAAAACTGGGATGTGGCCGCCGGATGGAAGGTCAGCAGCCGCGCGGGAGGCACGCCTGGCGCCTCGGATGCGCCGATTGTCGTCGGAGATACGAACGGCGACGGGGAAGTGAACGTGGTGGACTTGAACAACGTTCGCAATAACTTCGGCGCTTCTGGGCCAGGTGTCGTGGGCGACACGAATGGCGACGGCGAGGTGAGCGTCGTCGATTTGAACAATGTCCGCAATAACTTCGGAGCCTCGGCGCCGGCGCCGTTGATTGAACGTCGCGTCACTCGCGCGCAAGTGTTGGATAGTGCGCTTGAGTCATGGGCGTCAGGCGAGGAGCGCGTCGCGCTTCCGGCCGCGCAATCCAGCGGTTTGGCAGACGATTCGCTGCGCGTATGGGACGAACTGCTCTGGCAATTCGTCGTTCGTGACGATCGCTCCGCGACGCAACTCAAGGGGCGCGGCAAGCGCTGATCTGACGAGCGTCTTACCCTATGCCGGTGGTACGGTCGGGAGACCGGCCACAACAACGCGGCGCTGATCCGGTTAAAACGATTCCTCGATCACCGGATTTGTGAGCTGGCCGATTTGATCGATCTCGATCGTGACCTTGTCGCCGGGTTGCAGGAAGACCGGCGGTTTTCGCACGAAGCCGACGCCGTGGGGCGTGCCTGTGAGAATAACGGTGCCAGGAACCAATTTGGTGCTGCCACTGAGGAATTCGATCAGCGTCGGCACGTTGAAAATCATGTCACTGGTATTCCAATCCTGCATCACTTGGCCATTGAGAATGGTGCGAATGCCGAGCGCATTCGGGTTCGGGATGTCATCGGGCGTCACGAGGTAAGGGCCGAGCGGGCAGAAAGTGGCAAAGGTCTTGCCGCGGCACCATTGGCCGCCGCCCCACTTGGATTGCCAGTCCCGGGCGCTGACGTCGTTGGCGCAGGTGTAACCTAACACGTACTTCAAGGCGTCGGCCTGGGCGACGTTGTAGCATTCGCGGCCGATCACCACGGCCAGTTCGCATTCGTAGTCGACGGAGTCGCTGCGCAACTTCCGCGGCAGGATGATCGGCCCGCCTGGATCCTGCACGGCGCCGACGTTCTTCATGAACACCACCGGCTGTTCCGGGATCGGCTTGCCTCCTTCTTCGGCGTGCTTGCGGTAGTTGAGGCCGATGCAGATGATGTCGCGCGGCTCGACGGGGGCGAGTGCCGCGGCAACTTGGGCCGACTCGCCGGTGTCGCGGTATTCTCCGTAGATGTCGCCCTCGATGCGGGTCACGCGGCCGTCGTTGTGGCGGCGACCGAAATGAATACCTCCGGATGCGTCGCGGTAGCGGAAAATTTTCATGGGGGAACTCTCGAGAACTTGGCGGCGATCGTAGCACTCGACATTGTGACCAAGATTGCTCGATTCTCAAGGCGTATGGCGCTGCCTGGGCTCGGTATCATTTTGGCGCGGCGTCTAGTATTCTGCGAACCATGAAACGCGATGGATTCTCGTTCGCCTTGAAGCACGTCGACGCGTCGACGGGCGCCCGTCGGGGCGTCTTTCATACGCCGCGCGGAGCGGTCGAACTGCCGGCGTTCATGCCTGTGGGAACGGTCGGCACTGTTAAGGGTTTGACCATTGACGCGGTGCGCGCGACCGGCGCGCAGATGATTCTGGCGAATACGTATCACCTGGCACTGCGGCCCGGCGAGGAGATTGTGCGCGAACTCGGCGGACTGCATCGCTTTATGGGCTGGGATGGGCCGATTCTGACGGACAGTGGCGGGTTTCAGGTTTTCAGCCTGGCGCAGATGACCAAGGTTACCGAAGACCGGGCCACATTCCGCTCGCACATCGACGGCAGTCTCGTCGAACTCTCTCCGGAACGCGCCGTGGCAATTCAAGAGGCGCTCGGCAGCGACGTGGCGATGGTGCTCGATCACGTCGTCGGCCTGCCGAACACGTTCGAAGTACTGGCCGACGCCGTGACTCGCACGACGCGCTGGGCGGCGCGCGCGCTGCAAGTCGCGCAGCGGCCTGACCAGGTATTGTTCGGCATCGTGCAAGGCGGGCTGTTTCCAGAGTTGCGCATTGAGAGTGCGCGACAGCTCGTGGAATTGGATTTTCCGGGCTATGCAGTCGGTGGGCTCAGCGTGGGTGAGACGCCCGCGGAGATGTACGCGATGCTGGATGTGACCGTGCCAGCGTTGCCGGCGGATCGACCGCGCTACTTGATGGGAGTCGGCACGCCGCGCGATCTGCTCGAAGCGATTCGTCGTGGCATCGATCTCTTTGACTGCGTGATGCCGACGCGCAACGGCCGCAATGCGCTGGCGTTCACGGACCAAGGGACGCGGCGGATGAGGAACTTGAAATATGCGCGCGACGATGCACCGTTGGACGAACATTGCCCGTGCCCCGCTTGTCGTCACAGCCGGGGGTACATCAGGCACTTATTCATGGCTGGCGAGATGCTCGGGCCGATTCTGCTTTCAGCTCATAACCTGACGTACTACCAACGGCTAATGGCCGGCGCCCGCGCGGCGATCGAGGCGGATCGCTTTGACAGCTTCTATCAGGGAAAGCTTTCTGGCTGGCAGGGGACGGCGCAGGCGGCCGAAGGGTGAGCGGCTCGTTGCTCTACACAGCTTTTTCCGGGCATTCGGAGGCAACCACGGAAGGCACGAAAAGCACGAACCTCTGGCGGGGAATCGGGTCACGTCGCGTGTGCCAACTGAGGGCCGGCTCGACTGCTGGACATGAGCTCGACCCAGTTTCGCCGCTCCGTGTCACGAGCCGGGACGGCGACGGTTACTAATGCTTGTAACTCGTCACGGTTAACCTATATTTGCTGACGCAAACCAGCCTCCTTCAAGGACCACGAAAATGACGCGCAAGTGCAATTCAATTCGGTGGATCGGCATTGCCTGCTGCGTTGCCATTTTTGCATCTCTCGAAACAGCTGGACGAGCGCAAGAAGTGCCGGCCTCGATTGTTACACCGGACAGGATCGAATTGAGGACGACCACGCTTGAATTCAATGACGGGGTGCCGAGCGAGGCGACCGTCAAAACCATCTATGACAATCTCGATTTCACATACGCGTTCCGCGCGTTTATGGACAATTTGCGTGGTGTTAGCATTCATGCGCTGCACAAGGGTTTGCACAGTATCGGCGCCAAGGACAACGAAGTCGTGGTTTTCTCCGAGTTGATGGACTCGAAGTCGTTGTTTCTTACCGCCAATGCGGACACCATCTATGTCATGGGTACTTTGGATCTCTCTAAGGGCCCGATCGTGCTGGAAACGCCCCCCAGATTTTTGGGTGCTGTTCAAGACGCCTGGTTCCGCTGGGTCATCGACTTGGGGATGCCCGGACCGGATCGTGGCGAAGGCGGAAAGTACTTGATCGTTCCTCCCAGATATGCGGGCGAACTGCCCGACGGCGGCTTCTACCTTGCGCACTCGCAGACAAATAGCATCGTTTGGTTTGGGCGGTCGTTTCTGGAGAATCACACCGACCCCAAGCCGGTCGTCGAGTCGATCAAGAAGTCGACAAAAGTATATCCGTATGAGGCGGGCGGCGTTGGCACTCCGATTGCTGAATTCCTCGCTGGTAAGGCAAGTCTCGGTCGAGTCGCGTTGCCTCCGCCGACCGTCTTCCACGAAGGAAGCGGAAAGGTGATGAATACCATTCCGCCCAACGACTGGACGTTCTATGAGATGCTCGACGAGATTGTGCAACACGAGCCTGCAACTTCGCTCGACGCCGAACTGATGGGGCCAATCGCCGCCATCGGCATTGTTAAGGGCGAGCCATTTAAACCTGACGCACGCATGAAGAAGATCATGAACGATGCATTGGCAATGGCCAACGCAAGTTCTCGCACGCTATTTATGAGCCCGCGTGATCCGAGTTGGTACTATTATCCCGATTCTGCTTGGTTCAACTACTTGTTCGTGACCGGCTACGAGTTCGAAACGCCGATCCCCGAAATCACGAAGGAAGGCGTGAAGCTGTTCCCAAAAACCGGTTACCGCACCATGGATGCGCGCACCAACTTTTTCTATGGCGTAACAGGGATTACTCCCGCAATGGCCATGCGCCTCCCCGGG
Encoded proteins:
- a CDS encoding fumarylacetoacetate hydrolase family protein; its protein translation is MKIFRYRDASGGIHFGRRHNDGRVTRIEGDIYGEYRDTGESAQVAAALAPVEPRDIICIGLNYRKHAEEGGKPIPEQPVVFMKNVGAVQDPGGPIILPRKLRSDSVDYECELAVVIGRECYNVAQADALKYVLGYTCANDVSARDWQSKWGGGQWCRGKTFATFCPLGPYLVTPDDIPNPNALGIRTILNGQVMQDWNTSDMIFNVPTLIEFLSGSTKLVPGTVILTGTPHGVGFVRKPPVFLQPGDKVTIEIDQIGQLTNPVIEESF
- the tgt gene encoding tRNA guanosine(34) transglycosylase Tgt, producing the protein MKRDGFSFALKHVDASTGARRGVFHTPRGAVELPAFMPVGTVGTVKGLTIDAVRATGAQMILANTYHLALRPGEEIVRELGGLHRFMGWDGPILTDSGGFQVFSLAQMTKVTEDRATFRSHIDGSLVELSPERAVAIQEALGSDVAMVLDHVVGLPNTFEVLADAVTRTTRWAARALQVAQRPDQVLFGIVQGGLFPELRIESARQLVELDFPGYAVGGLSVGETPAEMYAMLDVTVPALPADRPRYLMGVGTPRDLLEAIRRGIDLFDCVMPTRNGRNALAFTDQGTRRMRNLKYARDDAPLDEHCPCPACRHSRGYIRHLFMAGEMLGPILLSAHNLTYYQRLMAGARAAIEADRFDSFYQGKLSGWQGTAQAAEG
- a CDS encoding DUF1254 domain-containing protein is translated as MPASIVTPDRIELRTTTLEFNDGVPSEATVKTIYDNLDFTYAFRAFMDNLRGVSIHALHKGLHSIGAKDNEVVVFSELMDSKSLFLTANADTIYVMGTLDLSKGPIVLETPPRFLGAVQDAWFRWVIDLGMPGPDRGEGGKYLIVPPRYAGELPDGGFYLAHSQTNSIVWFGRSFLENHTDPKPVVESIKKSTKVYPYEAGGVGTPIAEFLAGKASLGRVALPPPTVFHEGSGKVMNTIPPNDWTFYEMLDEIVQHEPATSLDAELMGPIAAIGIVKGEPFKPDARMKKIMNDALAMANASSRTLFMSPRDPSWYYYPDSAWFNYLFVTGYEFETPIPEITKEGVKLFPKTGYRTMDARTNFFYGVTGITPAMAMRLPGIGSQYLLALVDADGKHFDGSKAYQVTLPNGIPAANFWSFTVYDNMTRSMLDTPQRFPRAGSQSYPSPAAESNADGATTVYFGPKEPQGVKRGNWIQTVPGKGWFLILRLYSPLESFFDKSWRPSEVELIE